In the Paramisgurnus dabryanus chromosome 18, PD_genome_1.1, whole genome shotgun sequence genome, tcagttTAGAAGCAGTGCCAGCAGtgcccaaaatattttaaaaagagcaagTCTATACTCTAATGAATGGTACAGTAGTTGACAAGAAGTTAAAAGTTCAAAAATAGACTATCGTAAATTTGAGCATAATAAATCCCAAGGTATTTCATAATGCTCCTCAGGTCCCCACTGAAAATATAAAGCAACTAAAACCAAGCTTACTGGTCGCCCACACATACACCTTTGGATTTGTGGGTCTGGTCTTCTTCCTTGTTCTCCTGGTCACCTTGAAAGTAACAGATTGCATAACAATGCATTTTACTAtcttaacaaatatttattaatgtTCTCTTTGGTGCAGTTTGAATTGCAggatattattattttatctgATTGAGTCACCACTGCTACCTTGATGGATAATACGTCCCATCCTTTGATGTTCACTCTAATGGTGCCCAAAGACTCAAACTCATTTAGACACATATATTTTACTTGTTTTCTTTTCCTCTATTTGCTTATATTGTCAAGTAATTTTCGACTTGTTTCTATCATTATAACGGAGAATTCACTTCATGAACCAATGTACATATTCTTGGGTCATCTGTGTATAAATGGGGTTTATGGAGCCTCAGGATTTTACCCTAAAATGTTGTCTGACTTAATATTGGATTCATATGTGATCTCTTCTTACATGTGTGCTGTGCAATCTTATGTTATCTACAGCTCTTTACTCTGTGAGTTCACAATATTAACAGTCATGTCATATGATAGATATGTAGCAATATGCAGACCTTTAGACTATCATTCAAAATTAACTAAAAGCACCTGCttgaaattgattttgttttccTGGATTGTACCAAACTGCTGTATTATCCCAGCAGCCCTGTTAGCAAATTTAAGGACATTTTGTAAATATCacattgacaaattatattgTGATAACTGGTCAATTGTAAAACTATCTTGTATATCATCTTTTGTTAATAATGTTTATGGTTACGTTGTTGCTGTTATATTTGTAGGCTGTTCATTTATTGTTGTTCTTTCCTATGTTAAACTCATTGCTGCATGTAAAGCATCTTTAGAAAGTAGAAGAAAATTCTGGCAAACCTGTTTACCACATATAATATCACTGATAAATTTCACCTTTGCTTTTCTTTTTGATGTCATGTATAGTAGATACGGTGCTAATGATATTCCAGAGAGTTTACGGCATTTTTTGGCTTTAGAACTGATTATAGTTCCTCCTGTTGTTAATCCTCTAATCTATggattaaatattaaaacagtGCGCAGAAGAGTTTTCcccaaaaaaattattatgacAATTTGGCTTTATAAGTGATATGCATTGAAATGCAAGAAGTGTATATAAGCTGTGTAACAAGTGTAAAAATAGCATAACACTTCTGTACTTAATTTTCCATAATACATTATAATCACTTTTACAGTGATTTGTTACATAGGCCTATGCTATTTTCtgttatgtaaaaaaaactgataGCAAGATAAGACCCTTTTGGCTGTCTTTTCCTAATTAATGTGACAACATGACCACCGTTTTATAATATATTTCACACATGATTGAAAATAATACTGTGGAAATATTCCTTCTGCATCATCAAACATTAATGGTGAAAGTAAAATTTTCCAGAAAAACTTCATTTTAAAAGCTAATGTTTCAGACAGAGATATATTATTGCTGTgttcaataactcacaagtgtggtctatcaataccaggtggaatttcaaacaaatgtaaaattacttcagtataatttcactttaaacatgAGTAAtgcattgttacttttgaccctgtcTGCTGagatgaaagtaacacacaagTGTATCAGAAGTAACACAAtagaacaagatagatttttatgttacacttgtttttaataaatattcatgaatatgaccttgttaatatttaactgcaaacatattttggcGTTTATCTTTACAATtacgttttcattttaaatttccgatttacttttattttgaaaaactctgagaagtcaaacttcaggatgtgttagagcatCAAATCCCCTGTAGAATGATCAGTATTGTAACAAATGAAACGAGAAACACAACCcaatataagaaaaaaattaccgCATTttacggtaacactttattttacgacccgcaaagtaccgcgtaattaaaccgaatttacagcgtacctatttgtaacaacagagtacctctacagtacgtacttgtagttataagggaataatattttaagtttggggtaataagggggtaagaatatatggaaaattattctctaagtatttcataactacagggtacctattgtaatattacgtggtatgtatgacttacgtctatgggtaatatggtctatgtgtaataggttttttttttcatatttgctacttacctgatgaagtgttttgtatagcctacagttgatgtctacaagccacgtcggcaaataaaatataacacacaataaagataatagcaacttgtacctctttgatctgtatatgtatacaggagttaccaggtaactcttatatttgcgggctgtaaattgaagtggggcttat is a window encoding:
- the LOC135776802 gene encoding olfactory receptor 5K1-like; this translates as MDNTSHPLMFTLMVPKDSNSFRHIYFTCFLFLYLLILSSNFRLVSIIITENSLHEPMYIFLGHLCINGVYGASGFYPKMLSDLILDSYVISSYMCAVQSYVIYSSLLCEFTILTVMSYDRYVAICRPLDYHSKLTKSTCLKLILFSWIVPNCCIIPAALLANLRTFCKYHIDKLYCDNWSIVKLSCISSFVNNVYGYVVAVIFVGCSFIVVLSYVKLIAACKASLESRRKFWQTCLPHIISLINFTFAFLFDVMYSRYGANDIPESLRHFLALELIIVPPVVNPLIYGLNIKTVRRRVFPKKIIMTIWLYK